A single window of Liolophura sinensis isolate JHLJ2023 chromosome 6, CUHK_Ljap_v2, whole genome shotgun sequence DNA harbors:
- the LOC135467993 gene encoding D-aminoacyl-tRNA deacylase 2-like produces MAQSDTATSIIKARVVLQQCLSARLQVQPQTETSEAKYVEIGRGLVIYLCFLKEATTETADKIVKTALNILLSSNDEEKLVSVLELQGDVLIVPQATLGGTLKGKRMQYHKNIDKESGRYLYERFVKLCSEAVSKHSGKRDESREVRVLHGTYGNRQVLKIDTNGPYTHMLEF; encoded by the exons ATGGCACAATCGGACACGGCGACTTCTATTATAAAGGCTCGTGTTGTCCTACAGCAGTGTTTATCGGCAAGATTGCAAGTTCAGCCCCAAACAGAAACTTCTGAAGCCAAGTATGTTGAA ATTGGAAGAGGTTTAGTCATCTATCTGTGTTTCCTGAAAGAGGCTACAACAGAGACGGCAGACAAGATTG TAAAGACCGCGTTAAACATTCTTCTGAGCTCGAATGATGAAGAGAAGTTGGTGTCCGTGTTGGAATTACAAGGCGATGTCCTCATTGTACCACAGGCAACATTAGGGGGAACACTGAAGGGAAAACGCATGCAATATCATAAAAACATAGATAAAGAGTCAGGGAGATATTTATACGAACGTTTCGTTAAACTTTGTTCAGAGGCGGTCAGTAAACATAGCGGAAAAAGAGACGAGTCACGAGAAGTACGTGTACTGCACGGTACATACGGCAACAGACAAGTGTTGAAGATTGATACAAACGGTCCATACACCCACATGCTTGAGTTCTGA